TTGCGGGGCGCCGGACCCCCAGAGATTCTGCAGCCTGGAACCACAGGAGCAGCTGCCCGAGGTCGGAGGGAGTGGGAGGAAGTGACAAGGAGCCGGGATGGGAACTTGGCCATGGGCTTAGCTCCGGGCAGGTGGAGGGGGACGACTTGGGCTTTGGGTCAGGTGCCCAGGGACAGACTCACCCACAGGAATGGAGCACTGGGAAGGGAGTGACCCAGtgaacctaagctacctgaggctatgttttcCTACACACCTGGATCACGCAAAGGGAAGGTGGCGGGTGATTCACAGCAGCTCCCGCGGGAACAGGGCCGGCGGGAAGTTCCCGGTGCAGACCTCAGAGCAGTGTGTGTGGGAGCTGTGGCCACACTGCCACtcgggatggatggagggagacCCCATGGCCGCCTCAGGGCAGCCCGCCCCAGCGTGACACCGTGGGATGTGGCGGCCAGAGGTGGCCACTGTCCCCCCAGTGCCCAGCATAGAGACAAGAGAGTGGGGGCACCCCAGCCGTGGGAACAGCCCAGACACCCACTGGACGTGGTGACTGGACAGGTGGCAGGTTCTGTGCTGACCGTGGGGCACCCTGTGGTGCCGGGGGTCCCTGTGCTTTGTGCACCCACCACGGAGGGGTCTGGGCTCTGGACCAGGGGCCGGAATGTTCTGGGTTTGCAGGTGGctgcacagtgtgtgtgtgtgtgtgtgtgtgtgtgtgtgtgtgtgtgtgtgtgtgtgctggcctTCGGCCCATGTGACTGGGcggaggaggggcagggctgtCACGGggcatgctcaggacttgctctctTGGGACCATCCCACCACAACCGGAGGCTGGGCACTACCCCAGGCTGCAGGGGGAGGCGCCCCTGGCCCCACCCGGATGTTGCCTTTGGCGGTGGCAGGGCTGAGTGTTTGGGACGGGCTGGGACCGTAAAGGTCAGGCTGAGGGCTGGGCCATCTCCCCCTTACTCCTGTTCCCAGCCCCGCCGGCCACATCTTTGGAGGCTCCAGGGGGGTCCCCGTCTCCCGCAGACGGGCAGGCAGAGCCGGGAGGGTGGTGAGGACGGCTTGGGGGTCGGGGCTGGGCAAGGGTTCTACCCGAgggtcctgccccaccccctgcccccaccccccgtgggTACACGGAGAAGCAGGAACACGGCCCAGGCACAGGGACAGCagacagggtgggggcagggcgagAGTCTGGGTCACCCCAAAGAGGCCAAGTCCTGCAGTTGGGGAGATACTACACGCCACagccggtggtgttcagggcccggctgctctgctcggggtgctcctggcatcccgtaaggcaccatacgggatgccggggtgGAGCGGGCTTGGCCGTGTGTGAGTGAGCTCCTCAGCTGCTGAACGACTCTCCCGCCTGGATATTTCCTTTACATTGTAAACCTGTGATGCCCTGAGGGAGGGCCTCGGAGGGGGCAGAGCATGGGGGGGGGCCCAGCCGCCCCTCCCTGAGCTTCTCACCCCCAGAGCCACGGCCCCGAGCATGGCAGCCTGCGCGGGCAGCTCTGGCACACTGTCCTGTGTGGACTGTGGCCCGGCTGGGCCCCGGGCCAACGAGGGGCCCCTCTggtcccctcccctggggctctggggctggggcctggggtccaGAGTCCACCTGCGCCCATACGTGTAGGATAACATGAATTTGTCCTTCccaccttgccacaggaagcttaggtttatttgggttactcccatcacagtgctcccattcctctgtgtttatttgtagcttctttctttatgctctgttgacttgtaaatattgttttcctcttctccttaagtcttctgcaaagtttattcagagcaatgtcctttttgtatgggcacaggaagacagtaaatgctatgcttttgtaaccagggagttaattgactctcagtgatatttacctcctgggcatctgttctctcaacttaagcctcagttgcccttacttcctagctccCCCAAAGCTGGGTCCTAAtgggggactggatggacccggggcaaaaggtgagttatgtgctaccctggcatcgagatgggcctggccaaagtgcctaatgcttaactataagttaagagcttggacACGCACAgctgctgtcatgatccaaaaagtaataattagattcggaccctgctagggttaggaaagattaatctggcctgagcactgtagtccgagtctgtggcaagatggtCCCAGGATTGCCACCCtacaagcctcagtgtatctcttactgtgtccacacaaaagtaactagtattaagatgttaattaagatggtAGGAGAAAAGGAATACCCCCAGGTGGAGTTTCTGCCCTGGAGCCTGGTGGGCAGGCAGGAAGGactttctcatgttgattttgctaccagagggtgaggggtggagagaccagagggagagaggcagagtccagagagctgggatctaggaaggaagagtgtgtgagatgggagagacgagaggttgaataaatggcaatgaatcagcaaccagcttggtcctcgttcttccttcgcctgcccatcgccaacagCTGTGCTGATCCTGTCCATACActgcggctcgagagcactgaatgcaggcggtgagagagagccgcccggagagcccgcaaacacACATTGTACCATGTgcgtatttttttgttttttggggtcactcctggctcatgcactcaggaatcactcctggcggtgctcgggggaccatatgggatgctgggattcgaaactgggtcggccgcgtgcaaggcaaaccacctacccgctgtgctatcactccagccccgagtgggTACTTTTCACACATAGGGATGTCCCCAGCCGGACTGCCCGGGCCTTGGCGAGGTTAGGGCTGCGCCCACGAGACTGagcagtggtgctggggttcctAGAAGCACcgtgggggccgggccgggccgggtccTTCTCCGAAGCCTGTGAGTTTCCTGCTGCCTCTCCCTCTTCCGCGAGCTCCCAGGGCTGGCAGCCCCTCAGCGGTGCcttcaggcaggggctgggggcagcggctcggccccaaccctgcctctccccgacgccccacccctgctggtGATCCCTTCCGGGGGCAGGTGGCCTCTGCCCCCCCAGGAGTCCTGcatgctctgtgctcggggccagGTCCAGTGGGGCACGGGGGagtgtatgtggtgccaagggtcaaaccctggtcagctgcatgcgggCCAGGAGGGGCAcctgctcccacccctgcccgcctTGGGAGGAGGGCCCAaccctgtgtctctctgtgctctggggcctcGCTCCCTCCCAGAAGCTCCTCTGGGCAGCTGGCCTGAGGCTGGGGGCCGAGGTGGGGCTGAGGGTGAGGGTTGGGCTCCCTGCACGTAGTGGcagcctttcccctcctgggctgcccctcctgctccccccttcCTAGGGCCTGGTTCCCcaggggccccgccccctccggccGTGCCTAGCTCTGGATGGGAACGCTGagttcttccccttccctcccttcacctGCGGTGCAGACAGGCTGTCATTTCCTCTGCACACAAGCAAACACTGAGCTGGGCTACACCTACTTCATGTCCATGCCAACAGCCCCAGGCCTCTTGCTGTACTGTGCCCTCAAGCCAGCCCCCAACCTTGCCCCCGTGTGACCCAGGCACCGGGGGACCCAAATGGACCAAGATCACCCTCTCTCCTCCTGTCCTTCCCCGTCAGTCTAGCTCTACTGTTCCACTAGCACTGACAGAGTGACGAATGCCTTTGGCCTCACTTCTGTGTGGATtgggtgggggctgctgcaggGCCCGTCCATCCCCAGATGCCTCTGCACTCCCTGTGGTTGAATTCTCCACACTGGGGACCACAGCCTCTCCTGCACGCGGTAGCCAGCTTCGTGCCGGATGTGCCAGGTGTGCCCAGACATGCCCAGCTGTGTCCAGGTACACCAGGTATGCTAGGTATGTCCAGGTATGCCCAGGTgtgccaggtgtgcccaggtATGCCCAGGTATGCCAGGTGTGTCCAGATATATCAGATATACCAGGTATACCAGGTGTGCCCAGGTATGTCAGGTGTGCCGAGGTATACCAGGTGTGCCAGGTGTGCCCAGATATACCAGGTGTGCCAGGTATGTTCAGGTGTACCAGGTATGTCCAGGTGTGCCCAGGTATGCCAGGTGTACCAGATGTGCCCAGGTATGCCAGGTATGCCCAGGTGTGCCAGGTATGTCCAGGTGTGCCCAGATATATCAGATATACCAGGTGTGCCCAGGTATACCAGGTGTGCCAGGTGTGCCCAGATATACCAGGTGTGCCAGGTATGTTCAGGTGTACCAGGTATGTCCAGGTGTGCCCAGATATGCCAGGTGTACCAGATGTGCCCAGATATGCCAGGTATGCCCAGGTATGCTAGGTATGTCCAGGTGTGCCAGGTGTACCAGATGTGCCCAGGTATGCCAGGTATGCCCAGGTGTGCCAGGTATGCCCTGGTGTGCCCAGGTATGCCAGGTGTGCCCAGATGTATAAGATATACCAGGTGTGCCCAGGTATGCCAGGTgtgccaggtgtgcccaggtATACCAGGTATGCTAGGTATGCCCAGGTGTGCCAGGTGTGCCCAGATATGCCCAGGTGTACCAGATGTGCCCAGATATGCCAGGTATGCCCAGGTATGCTAGGTATGCCCAGGTGTGCCAGGTATGTCCAGGTGTGCCCAGGTATGCCAGGTGTGCCAGATGTGCCCAGATATGTCAGGTATGCCCAAGTGTGCCAGGTATGTCCAGGTGTGCCCAGGTatgccaggtgtgcccaggtATGCCCAGGTGTGCCAGATGTGCCCAGATATGTCAGGTatgccaggtgtgcccaggtATGTCCAGGTGTGCCCAGGTATGCCCAGGTGTGCCCAGGTATACCAGGTGTGTCCAAGTGTGCGAGGTGTGCCCAGGTGTGCAGGTGGCACCTGGCACCATGTTCTGGATGCACAGTGCCTTTGGGCCATTAAGAGCAGACACTTTGGGGCTTGGTTGGTGGGCTTGAGTGATGGCCTCTGTTCCCGCTCACCCTGGCGCACTTAGGGGCCCAGCGGCCAGTCTGGGTGACCCTGGCCAGGCAGGCAAGGTGGGCCCCCAGGGCTCCCTGCTTTCAGACCCTTGGAGCCAGCTCCCGACTGCGGACCCGGGGACATGGCCTCTCTGCCCCAGCAACCCCCCGCAGTGACCCTGGGCCTGCTGGAGTCAGTGCTCGGCTGTTGGTGGGCGCGCTCTcccacagggcctgggggagcTTCCCTCCTGCTCGATTTCCCTGCACTCCTCTCCGGCTCTCCTCCGGCCTCTGGGCCAACTGGACCAGCAGCTGGGCACAAGGGCCCGAGGAGGTGGTGCCCGGGGCTCGGGTCTGTCGTGGCTACAGggcgggcgatgctcagggaactgtgtggggCTGCAGCCTCAGGCCCGAGTGCTCCGGCCATCGGTGTCTGGGGCTTCCTCCCTGCGGGGTCCGCCTTCTCTCCTGAGCCCTGCGGAGTCTGAGGCCCACCGGCCTGCCCCTGTTCCCCCCCTCTCACACAGCAGTTCCCCAGTGTCCAGGGCCCTGAGCCCTGGCCTTGCTCCCGCCGCTGCCGGAAAGGTCAGTgggcctgcccgccccgcccccccacccctccgtcCGTTACACCCCCAGCCTGTCACCTGTCACAGGCTGCCtgagtgcgggggtggggggcgtcacCCGGTCCCGAGAGGCCCCGGGAGTGTATGGAGGGTCTCGGAGCCTCGGGCAGCAGTACTGCTGTGGGGAGACggcgggggcccaggggccgggcgggcggggccctgATTTTGAGCTTGAGGTCccagagcggggagggagggaacctCTGCCCTGGGCGGCCCGTGCTGTGGAGACAGGGCTGAGCCCATGTCAGGGGACCCTGGGTGGCCGGAAGAATCGGTTCCCTGTCCCCACCTCAGCGGCCTGCCAGCTCCACCCAGTCCACGAAAGGTCCCGAAGGAGGAGGGGCGGGAcaggcaggggacaggggtgAGCCCCGAGTGGGCGTGCCGGCCCGGCCACTGGCTTGGATAAAGGTGGCCCTGCAGCCTGGCCCCTGCTCAGCTCCCACCGCCGCTCCCAGCATGCAGGCCCTCCTCCTCGCCCTCTCTCTCGGCCTGGGGGCCGCGCTGCCTCCCCAGCGCCCCCCGTCCGTCCAGGACCCAGATGTGAGGCCCACGTGGACGGAGAGGGGGGCCTGGGTCACCTCAGACCCCAGGGAGGGTCTGGGCTGGGAAGGTGCTGcgggaggggccaggggagccgggagccgggggctgggagctgggggacgGGGGCCAGGGGGACGGGGGCCAGGGGGACGGGGTCAGGAGCAGAGGCCGCCCTGGTACGGCAGCTCCCGGGCTAGGCAGGGCAGAGACTGCAAGGTCCCCTTTTCCAGATCCGGGGGAAGTGGTACATCAAGGCACTCGTGGGCACTGGGTTCCAGCTCCCGAAGGTGGTCCCCGTCGTCTTCCGGCCCCTGGGGAGCGGCACCCTGCAGGCCTCCCTCACATACAGGTGACACCGTGGGCTGTGCGGGGTCGACTTCCCCAGTGTGGGGGTCCCTGGGTGCCCCTGGAGTGCCTCACGCCGGCCCCGCCGCAGGGCCCACGGCCAGTGCCGGCAGCTGAACATCACCTTCGAGAAAGCAGCCGAGCCTGGCAGATACAGCTACCGTGAGTCCCCTGGGCCCCATGTCCCCGGGCCCCCGTCCCCACAGCTCTTATCCCTCCTGCGGGACCCTTGTCCTGTCCTGACAGGGCAGGACACGGGCCCCTGGGTTGTCCCGTGCTGGGGCTCAGCTTGGGGGCCCAAGAGGACAGCCGCGGAGTGTCACTGAGCCCCAGCTTGTGCCCAGTCGGGGGTCTGAGTACCCTGCAGGTGGAGGGGACGCCggcgggggaccacgtggtgtttTACAGCGAGAGTCTCATCCACGGCAAACGCCACAGATTAGCCAAGCTCATGGGTGAGTTTCGGGGGTCCCAGCCTGCTTGGGAGCTCCCTGGGGTCGGCAGGGCCAGCCCAGGGATCTCGGGGCCACCAGCTGTGCCGAGAGCCCCGAGCCCTGTGGCCCCGTTCCCGCCTCACTCCCGGGTCACTGTCCCCGGAAGGCCCCGTCCCCACTGGCCGGGCTCTGCTGCCCTCCCTGCAGGTCGGACCCTGGCGGAAAGCCCCATCGCCCTGGAGGCCTTTAAGGAATTCGTGCGGCGCAAAGGCTTCCGGGAGGAGCAGATCTACTGGCCGGCCCAGGAGGGTGAGGCAGCCCCGCCCTGCCGTGCCAGCACCCTGGGGTCCCTGCTCCGGCCGGCCTGTGCAgaccctctctctgcttctctccccggCGTCTCTAGGGAGCTGCAGCCCCGAGAGGTCCCTCAGGGCTGAAGCCACCAGGGGCCTGGCCAGGGACAGCACGTGCAAGTGCCCCAGGAGGCACACCGGGGCCCACCCGACGCCCACGCCGGCCGACCTTCCGACTGTGCCCAtgtccagcccccaggcccctcggGACTAGGACCTgcgtccccaccccccagcaggctGCTGCCCGGGACCTGAGGGGAGGACAGGAGGACCCTGCCCCCCCAGCCGCGGCTGTCCCGCCCCCATAAAGAGTTTCCGCACACCTGGACTCGTGGTTTCCGCTGGTCGTGGGTCCCTGGGCGGGGTGGGCTGCGGCTGGGGCAGGAGGCGGCAGGAGCATGAGCGAGGCCCAGGTGGGCGCCAACCCTGAGGCGGGGGCACTGGGGCCTGGTGGCCATGGCCGGTGGGGCGGGCGCCTGAGCCCCCAGTCTGGGCACCGCCGCCCCGGGCCCTCAGCAGAAGCTGccgctgacccctggctctgtgctcactctccTGGCAGGACCTGGGGCACCCCATGAGGGGCCAGAGACGAGCCTCACAGGCTGTGTGCAGGGTCAGCACCTTCCCCGCACGCCTCGGCCTTCGGGGCGGGGGGATGCGCAGGCCCAGAGCGAGGGAAGCCCCCAGTGGTCTCCAGGCCCCCTGGCCTTGGGCTCTGCCCACAGGGTGCCAGGGTGTGAACTGCCGTGCCCTGCAGCTCCCCTGGCACTGTCGGCGAGGGCACGGCCCAGGGAGCAAGGGGGCGAGTGCAGCCTCTGGCACGCCTCAGCATGCGGCTGTTCGGAGCTGGGACGGTCGACGGCTCTCGTGGCTCTCTGCCCTTCTCCACCGTGGCTCGGTGATTCACGTCCACGTTCCCACCAAGGCGTCTCTGGAAAGACCGTGGCGTTGTCCAGACATGATGTCGCCTCtagtcccttcctccctcctcccagatGAGGCCAAGGAGTGTGGCTAGGAAGTCCTCAGGGTCCACCCCTCAGAGGCACAAACCCCAAGGCGAGCACCTCTGGAGTACCAGCCGGGAGACGCCATGGCTGGAGTCCGCAGGCGAAAGAACACGTGACTCAAAGGGCGAGGGGCTGCCTGGGGGCCAGGGTCCCGAACATAAGGATTGCCTCAAAGCTGTGagcgagcgtgtgtgtgtgtgtgtgtgtgtgtgtgtgtgtgtgtgtgtaggagtgcACCTTGCAGGACTGAGGGAGCTGTGTCCTCATCCAGGATGACTGTGTGCTGTGTCTACACCAGAATGACTGTTGAGTGGTGTTACATTCAGGATGACTGTTGAGCTGTGTCTACACCCAGGACAACTGTGTGAGCTGTGTCTACACCCGCATGACTGCTGAGCTGTGTCTACACAGGAATGACTGTGTGAGCTGTGTCTACACCTGGGATGATTGTGTGAGTTCTGTCTACACCCGGGATGACTGTGTGAGTTGTGTCTACACCGGGATGACTGTGTGAGCTGTGACTACACCCGGGATGACTGTGTGAGCTGTGTCTACACCGGGATGACTGTGTGAGCTGTGTCTACACCTGGGATGACTGCTGAGCTGTGACTACACCCGGGATGACTGTTGAGCTGTGTCTACACTGGGATGGCAGTCAGCAGGTGTCTACACCCGGGATGACTGTTGAGCTGTGTCTACACCACATGACTGTTGAGCTGTGTCTACACCAGGATGGCAGTCAGCAGGTGTGCATAGCAGGGCTGTGCACAGGTGCTGGGGCTGTGGAGACGACTCTGGTGTGTGAGCCCCGTTGCTTTGTCCTCCACAGTCTGGGGCTGCCGGGCTCCCTGGTGTGACCCACGGGCCCGGCCCTGGGCACCGCCGTCCCCCGCCCCTCTGACCCGTCATTGCTCAAGACCCAACCCAGAAGTGTCCCCGTGGCTTCCAGGAACCCGGGAACAGGCCGCCGCTGTGTGGCAGGAGGAAGCCCCCGGGCCCAGGGCGGTCAGGGGCTTCCGAGAACCGCGGGGGAGCCCAGTCGCCTATAAAAGGCCCCGGGCCGCTGCTCGGCCTCACTCACTGTCCGGTGCAGACCCAGCGCAGCCATGAAGTGTGTCCTGCTCGCCCTGGCCCTTGTGTGTGGCATCCAggccaccaccatcccccaggcCATGAAGAACCTGGACATCTCCAAGGTCAGCTGGTCAGCTCGAAGGTCAACtgagcccccggcccccacaccTCGCCCTGCCGCCGACCCCTGTCCCCGCACTGGGCCCAGACACCCTGGCCTGGGGGCTGCTGGTCAGGGTTCCTGGCGGGCGCCTGTCCCCTGAGCTGTGtgtcctcagcccctctccccggTCAGATGGGGTCCCTGCCAGTCTCTGACCCTGTCTCCCGCCGAAGACACGCCCTGCAGGGTGTGGGCACCCCACCCTGCTGGGGTGTCCCGGCTTGGAGACCCTCCTTCACCCAGGGCTGGGGTGTCCCTCCTTGCCAGCCCCCTAAGGGAGCTGTGCTGGGTACGTGGGGCGCTGTCCTGCTCTCGCTGAGCTCCTGTCCTCCTCAGATGGCCGGGACCTGGCACACCGTGGCCATGATGACCACAGACACTGCCCTCCTGGCCTCCGAGACCACCCCCCTGCGTATGTTTGTCAAGGAGCTGAGCATCACCCCCAAGGGCCTGGAGATCACCGTGAACCAGCGGTGGGTGTGGCTGTGCGCGTGGCGGTGCCAGCCTTACTCCGGGGGGTGCCGAGAGCAGGGCCTGCAGCCCCCCTGTTGGGCCTTCCCAGTGCCCCTtgagttggggggggtgggacagCCGGGGTCACGCCCTCGCGCCTTTCAGGAAGAACGGCCAGTGTGTGGAGAAGAAGATTGTCGCGGAGAAAACCGACATGGAGGCCAGGTTCAAGATCCACTGTGAGTGCAGGGCCGGGTGAGGCCGGAGTGTGGCCCCAGCTACCCGTCCTCACTGCCCGCGTTCCCCCAGACCTGCAGCAGGACGAGATGTTCGTGATGGATTTTGACAACCAGGACCACCTGATCTTCTGCATGGAGAAGACCATGGACACCCAGAGCTTGACCTGCCAGTACCTGAGTgcgtgcccagggctgggggacgcGGGGCTCCCGTGGGggtcagaaggagggaggggggcctGGGGTGTGCACCTGAGCCCCGTCACAGAGCAGGCAGCAGGTCCTGGGGTCAGGGAGGCCGGGAGCAGGCCCCGGAGCCACCCCGCGGGCCCTTCCCGAGTCCCTGTGGGCCTCTCAAGGCTCCTGAGCCTCACTGTGGCCCCACAGCCCGGACCCCGAGCCCCAACCAGGACAAGGTGATGGAGAAGTTCAACAGCGTCCTCAAGGCTAAGTCTGTGCGCCCCACGATGGTTCTGGACTTCACCCAGACGATGagtgagcactgcccaggggagGCATGGCGGCCCTGGGGTCCCGGGGGGGGCAGGCTCCGGCTGACCTGGCCCTTCTCTGCAGTGCCCTGCCGTGCCTAGGTGAACCGCCAGCATTGCCTTGGGTATGTCCCGCCCCACCAGCTTCCTGGGCGcttcctcggggcccctgggcctggccaggACCCTCGCCCTGCCcggctctgggtgctggggggtggtCGTGCTCGTGGCGTCTCCGGCTGCATTGTTGGAGTCCGACTGCGCCTCACGCCGTCCCACGCTCCACCCAGTGACCCAGAGTCCGAATGTCTGTTCCCACAGGACAGCCCGCGCCTGCTGCTGCCccgagcccccaccccctcccagttCTAAATAAAGCCTGTCACCCACCTGTGCCCTTGGCGTGTCTCACTGGGGGGGCTCGGCCTGGGGGAAGTGCGGGGCGGCCGGGGGCTCCTCTCAGCTTAGGGGGGAACCAGAGAATCAAACTCAGACTGAGCAGGCGAGGGACACCGGCCATGTCCAGGAATGAGGTGTGAGCAGGGGACAGATGCCCCCAGTGACCCCTGACCCTGAGCCACAGATGGTGACCCCTGGTCTGAGTCATAGAtgtgacccctgacccccagTCACAGATGGTGATCCCATACTCACAGACGGTGACCCTGACCCCAAGTCATAGGtggtgacccctgaccccagtcACAGATGGTGACCCCTGACCCCAAGTCATAGGTGGTGACCCGACCCCCAGTCACAGATGCTGACCCCACTCTGATCACCAAGAGTGACTCTGTTCCTGCCGACCCTGATAGACTAGGGCCTGGCGGTGTCAGAGGCGAGAGGCGGGAGGCAGACAGAGTCCTGGGGCCCGATGAGGCAGACAGCCCGACGGACAGACGGACTGACGACAGACAGACTGACGGCTGTGCCTCTGGGCCAGGCACAGCAGGACATGGCAGGGGCCCAGCTTCAGGCACCAGCCAGACCCCTCACAGCTGCAcgggagaagaaataaaaggttCCCGAAAGAGTCGAGAGTGACCCATTTCATCAAtttacctgtgtgtattggaccCTCTCTGCCTGGTCCAGTGAAACCCACTTGATCATGATAcataataattttgtatattgtTGGATTCCATTTGGGAATTCTAAGATTTCGTTGAGGGATTTTGTCCCAATGTTCATCAGAGCTATGGTCTGTGCCTTTCGTTTTTCTGTAATAACTGCTTTTGGCATTCAGGTAAATGGCCTCGGCGGGCTGTGAGGGGGCTCTCCTGGGCTGTGTGATTCTGGAGTTGCTCAAGGGCGAAGGGACACGACCCTCTTTGGTGCAGGGCGGACCTCGGCAGTCAGCCTA
The nucleotide sequence above comes from Sorex araneus isolate mSorAra2 chromosome 1, mSorAra2.pri, whole genome shotgun sequence. Encoded proteins:
- the LOC129400862 gene encoding odorant-binding protein 2b-like; translated protein: MPSCVQVHQIRGKWYIKALVGTGFQLPKVVPVVFRPLGSGTLQASLTYRAHGQCRQLNITFEKAAEPGRYSYLGGLSTLQVEGTPAGDHVVFYSESLIHGKRHRLAKLMGRTLAESPIALEAFKEFVRRKGFREEQIYWPAQEGSCSPERSLRAEATRGLARDSTCKCPRRHTGAHPTPTPADLPTVPMSSPQAPRD
- the LOC129400863 gene encoding beta-lactoglobulin-like → MKCVLLALALVCGIQATTIPQAMKNLDISKMAGTWHTVAMMTTDTALLASETTPLRMFVKELSITPKGLEITVNQRKNGQCVEKKIVAEKTDMEARFKIHYLQQDEMFVMDFDNQDHLIFCMEKTMDTQSLTCQYLTRTPSPNQDKVMEKFNSVLKAKSVRPTMVLDFTQTMMPCRA